GCGCAAATAGAGCACGTCATCCAAAATATAGCTGGGGTGCAAAAAATCCATCAATTACGTAGTCGATTTATGGGTAACGACGTATTAATCGATGTGCATATATTAGTATCCCCCAAAATATCTGTATCTGAAGGACATTACATAGCGCAGCACGTGCATAAGGCATTGGTTGATCAGATTGCCAGTGTCAAAGACGTCATTGTCCACGTAGATCCTGAAGATGATGAGATCAGTAGTCCATCTTTGCATTTACCCAGCAGGAAAGTCTTGCAGGAGCAATTACTGAATGAAGTACATATAGATTTCCCACAAATATTATTCTGGAATCTACATTACTTGGATGGGAAAATAAGTATAGACATAGCATGCGCCGAAGGGTTCACTCAATGGAAAGAATTACATAATCGGGTGATCTTAGCGTTGAAACTGCAAGTGGATATTGAAGAAGTACGCTTATTTAGTTTGCATGAGGTCATGCATCACTAAAAAATAAAACGATAACTTTTGTCGTCTTCCCCTCTCTTTGTCATCCAGAGCACAGCGAAGACCCTCCCAAATCAGGCAATTATTTGTCAATAAACATAAAATACTTGCTAAATGACGTATGTGAAAATAACATACATCTTTTAAAGCAGGAATAACTAATGCTCTCGGCTAGCAGTTTAAAAATATTATTTGGTTTTATCATCTTTATAGTCATTATAATGGCTGGCTGGTACCCATTCAAAAAACGTATTCGTGATGACAAGCACATTGATTTTCCTATAGGCGAAACTTTAGCTACCGGAGTTTTTTTAGGAGCAGCTTTACTGCATATGCTTCCTGAATCCAGTTCCCTATTTAAAATCATGGGATATCAATATCCTTTTGCTTTTATTATTGCAGGAGCAGTTTTTCTGATTTTTTTATGGTTCGAACATCTTGGTAAAGAACTCTATCACCATGATAATGCAGATCATCCTGCCTTTGCTATTTTGGCCTGGGCCATGCTCTCTGTTCATTCAGTCATGCTCGGAGCCGCATTAGGACTCGCGCACCACAACTCAATGATCATTATGCTGTTTTTAGCAATTATAACGCATAAATGGGCTGAGAGTTTTGCTATTGCCGTGCAATTAAACAAAAGCTCGATGAGTACTAATCAAAGCATGATATTTTTTCTCTTATTTAGTTTCATGACTCCGGTCGGGATTTATTTTGGCTGGTATTTTGGCCACGGGGTAGAAACTCACTCTATTTTTGATCCCATCTTACTCGCTGCTTCTGCAGGGACTTTTCTTTATTTGGGGACATTACATGGATTAGAACGCTGTGTTATGGTCGAGCGTTGTTGTAATCTGAGGGATTTCAGTTTTGTCATCATAGGATTTTTACTTATGGCATCGGTAGCTATCTATGTCTGATTTATTACAACAGCAACCGATCATTTTGGCTTCAGGATCAACTATTAGGTTCAAACTACTCACCTCTTTAGGTCTGCAATTTTTAGTAATTCCCTCGCATTGTGATGAAGGCGCAATAAAATTAAGCCATCAATCGGAAGACTTTGTTGATTTAGGCTTTACCTTGGCAACTAGCAAAGCATTGGATGTAAGCCAACGTTATCCAGAACACTTTATTATTGCCGCCGATCAACTCTGTGTTATCGGTAACAAATTACTTGATAAACCATTAAATCATCAAACCGCAATAGAGCATTTGCAATTACTCAGTGGGAAAAAGCACCAGCAAATTGCCTGCATCTGTATCGCCAAAGGCCATAAAATACTATGGCAAGGCCACGATATAGCTCATTTACTAATTCGTGATTTAAGCAAAAAAGAAATTGAAGCTTATGTACACAGTGAAATACCTTACCACAGCTGCGGCGCTTATCAGTTCGAAAGCCAAGGTAAATGGTTATTCAAAGAAGTCGAAGGAAAAGAAGACACCATACTCGGATTACCTCTTTTGCTACTGACTAATGCGCTTATGGAGCTTGGTGTAGTCCGATTTAAAAGTTAAACAAAAAATACTCTAACTCACACTTAGGATTTAAAATGCAAATTACCAAAATACAAGCGCGCGAAGTTTTAGACTCACGTGGAAATCCCACTGTCGAAGCAGACGTCACCTTAAAAAATGGAATTATAGGAAGAGCAAGTGTGCCTTCAGGGGCATCAACAGGAAGTCGCGAAGCCTGTGAGCTACGAGATAATGATCCTAAAAGATATGCAGGTAAAGGAGTTTTAAAGGCAGTTTCCCATGTAAATAATGAAATCAATAAGGCATTACACGGTTTTTCTATTGAAGATCAAGAAGGACTAGATCAACATTTATGTGAGTTAGATGGAACAGAAAATAAATCCCGTCTAGGAGCTAATGCGATTTTGGCTGTGTCTCTTGCCTGTGCCAGAGCCAAAGCGAATACGTTACAAATGCCGTTATATCTCTCACTAAATCAGGGTGAGTCTATGTCTATGCCTGTCCCCATGATGAATATTTTAAATGGTGGCGCTCATGCAGATAACAATGTGGATATTCAAGAGTTTATGATCATGCCCATAGGCGCAACTGATTTTTCAACTGCTTTGCAAATGGGAGCAGAAACATTCCATGTTCTAAAATCGGTATTAAAAAAACAAGGACTAAACACTGCTGTAGGAGATGAAGGGGGTTTTGCTCCTAATATACAATCCAACCGCCAAGCTCTAGATATATTAAGTGATGCTATTGAAAAAGCAGGATTTCGTTTAGGTAGTGACATGGTATTTGCCTTAGATGTCGCGGCTTCTGAACTTCATGAACATGATATTTACCATATGACTTCAGAAAATAAAAAATTCACTTCTAGTCAACTGATAGAATATTATGCTGATCTCGTCGCTAATTATCCTATAGTCAGTATCGAAGATGGTTTAGATGAGAAAGATTGGAGTGGATGGAAAGAGTTAACCTCTCGTTTGGGGAACAATATTCAGCTTGTTGGCGATGATTTATTTGTTACCAATCCCAAAATCCTGCAAGAAGGAATAGATCAAGGCGTAGCCAATGCTATCTTAATCAAAGTCAATCAAATAGGTACTTTAAGTGAGACAAGACAAGCCATAAAGCTTGCCCATCAAAATAAATACCGTTGTGTTATATCACATCGCTCTGGGGAAACAGAAGATTCATTTATCGCTGATCTTGCGGTTGCAACTGGTTGCGGACAAATCAAAACAGGATCTTTATGTCGCACGGATCGCACCGCAAAATACAACCAATTGTTGCGAATCAATGAGATAGCTAGCTTAGCTTATGCCGGTAAAGCTGCATTAAATAAACAAGTTATATGACAACACGCGAAAGTTAGCCGTCAAGTTAAAGTGCTCGGGCATCCGGACCACTAGTTAAGAGTGTCTGTGATGCACGGCTCTATCTTATCCGAAACCGACGTTACATTAATTCACAATTTAATAATGAATTAACTGCAACAGATATTGCTCCTAGCTGCAATAAGGTAATACAATAATCCTAGATACTATTAGAAATAGACTATCCTATGCGCCCTGTATTCATTATCTTGATTATTGCTTTAGTTGTTTTACAGCATAAGCTGTGGCTTGGTGATGGCAATTTACTGCAATTGATTAGTCTCGAAAGAAAACTTGACGAACACCGCAATGAAAATAACAAATTGGCCTCCCGCAATAGAGCTTTAGAAGCTGACATCAAAGAGCTAAAAAGTGGAGAGCAAGCCCTAGAAGAACAAGCACGATACGAATTGGGCATGATAAAAGAAGATGAAATTTATTATCAATTTGTGGATTAAACTGCCATCTAAAAAACACCCTATTTTCTTATGAGATTGTGACCAAGGGTTTCCTTGCTGAGACGCCGTGCCCTCTTAAGGAATAGGTTTTCCGTATCCGTTCAGGGAGTATGCTTGAATCTTGGTGGAAAGTCAGATTTGCGCCTGCACCGATAAATGCCTAATCAGTATGAAGGCATTTATCAGCGCATTGTTCGTTCAAGATGAACCAAATATGACTTTCCGATGAAACGGCGCAAACACTTACTTTATTTCATAGTAGCATTAAATTATCCTATCCCTGAATAGCAAAAGGCCCTGCACATCGAGGTCTTTTTGGATTTGCTCTACCTCTGGTATAAGTGGTGCTTTAACCGGAGTAAATAGCGTAAATTGGGCTTGATCCCCAAAAAAGCGGCCAACTGCATTAGTAGCACTAATCATCACGTTAACCAAAGATTTTAAAAGATTAGTTAAAAAGTCGCCCCAACCCAATTCTTTTTCCAACAAAGGCTTAGCACAATTTATTGCAGTAGTACAATAATCTATAAATACTGTTTTGGCTAAATCTATTTGCTCTTTGCTTAAGGCAGGATTGGCTCCTCTTTTGCTGATGTAACTGTCCATTGCGTTCCTTAACTGCTCGTTTAACTGTTCAGCTATTGCAATAACATTCTTATTTTGTTCAGGATTACTTCGTAACTCATTAATTTTTTTAGAGAATGTATCAAATATTCTCTTTAATAAATTATGTTCATTTAATGCTTTTCCTTTTGGTATAACTAAAATTTCCGACAATAGTTGATTTTTTTCTAATTTCTCAATCATATCTTCAGCAATTCTAAAGTCATCAATAAACTCTCCTCCTCGATTGTTCCTATACTTAACTACTTTATTGACCAGTTCATTAAAGGCATTATGCTCTCTAGGAATAGTTGCAGGTAGAACTTCCTGACGTCTCTCCCTAAGTCTTGCTAACCCGTTTTTAAGTTCGTCCAATGTTTCTGAGTCAGGGGCTTCTTTTTCAAGTTTAGGCACAACGGTTTCTTCTAAATAACGCAAGCAATTTAATCCCCACTTTATTGAATCTTTTAGAGGTCTAAAATGACCTGAAAATGCTTGACTCATCACATCGCGTAACGCAAGTATATGACCTTTAGCAGCGGCATTTTGTGCAAATTCATGTCCCCTTATATGGGGATCACACATAGTTACTAAATAAAGTGCATAAAACTCACCGCCAGTCTTTGCTTGTTCCCTAATCCTATTAAATAATTTAAATTGCTTGCGCAAAACCTCCTCTGT
This Legionella fallonii LLAP-10 DNA region includes the following protein-coding sequences:
- a CDS encoding ZIP family metal transporter; amino-acid sequence: MLSASSLKILFGFIIFIVIIMAGWYPFKKRIRDDKHIDFPIGETLATGVFLGAALLHMLPESSSLFKIMGYQYPFAFIIAGAVFLIFLWFEHLGKELYHHDNADHPAFAILAWAMLSVHSVMLGAALGLAHHNSMIIMLFLAIITHKWAESFAIAVQLNKSSMSTNQSMIFFLLFSFMTPVGIYFGWYFGHGVETHSIFDPILLAASAGTFLYLGTLHGLERCVMVERCCNLRDFSFVIIGFLLMASVAIYV
- a CDS encoding Maf family protein, with product MSDLLQQQPIILASGSTIRFKLLTSLGLQFLVIPSHCDEGAIKLSHQSEDFVDLGFTLATSKALDVSQRYPEHFIIAADQLCVIGNKLLDKPLNHQTAIEHLQLLSGKKHQQIACICIAKGHKILWQGHDIAHLLIRDLSKKEIEAYVHSEIPYHSCGAYQFESQGKWLFKEVEGKEDTILGLPLLLLTNALMELGVVRFKS
- the eno gene encoding phosphopyruvate hydratase, with translation MQITKIQAREVLDSRGNPTVEADVTLKNGIIGRASVPSGASTGSREACELRDNDPKRYAGKGVLKAVSHVNNEINKALHGFSIEDQEGLDQHLCELDGTENKSRLGANAILAVSLACARAKANTLQMPLYLSLNQGESMSMPVPMMNILNGGAHADNNVDIQEFMIMPIGATDFSTALQMGAETFHVLKSVLKKQGLNTAVGDEGGFAPNIQSNRQALDILSDAIEKAGFRLGSDMVFALDVAASELHEHDIYHMTSENKKFTSSQLIEYYADLVANYPIVSIEDGLDEKDWSGWKELTSRLGNNIQLVGDDLFVTNPKILQEGIDQGVANAILIKVNQIGTLSETRQAIKLAHQNKYRCVISHRSGETEDSFIADLAVATGCGQIKTGSLCRTDRTAKYNQLLRINEIASLAYAGKAALNKQVI
- the ftsB gene encoding cell division protein FtsB; translated protein: MRPVFIILIIALVVLQHKLWLGDGNLLQLISLERKLDEHRNENNKLASRNRALEADIKELKSGEQALEEQARYELGMIKEDEIYYQFVD